One genomic segment of Styela clava chromosome 3, kaStyClav1.hap1.2, whole genome shotgun sequence includes these proteins:
- the LOC120342529 gene encoding cysteine-rich motor neuron 1 protein-like isoform X1, with protein MKSLFSIFLLIGFVSTCFGLSCLPCEKAGCKSAVCTTKIVKDACGCCDVCSKSIGEKCGGPWNISGLCDNGLKCHRLVRPGQLEFNIEGTCENNTRGGCLHPTKFSECASACQSRCDEREPLICTLQCIANPCVCKQGFIRRSATDDTCIPVDECPPKVTCEFPKVFRSCATACPKTCGNPYPYRCTKNCNLDQCVCPEGYILNSLTEKRCIRNYECEDFSFCRMDCLPLTIGASTCDLPAKWVCELTNWKCDAYEWKMEMEKWWFGSGCSVDDKGLWDMFDKIISDCPLQPTCKNLDATECKSDGFGCRSCTCSDGKYEDISQLPVIASRNHARYLELMNVYRSARDRCQSMTGC; from the exons ATGAAGAGTTTATTCAGTATTTTCTTGCTTATCGGCTTCGTTTCAACCTGTTTTGGTCTCAGTTGCTTACCGTGCGAAAAAGCCGGATGCAAATCGGCTGTTTGTACAACTAAAATTGTTAAAGACGCATGTGG ATGTTGCGACGTCTGCTCAAAAAGCATTGGTGAAAAATGTGGAGGACCATGGAATATATCTGGTTTATGTGACAACGGTTTGAAATGCCACAGGTTGGTGAGACCTGGACAACTGGAATTCAACATTGAAGGAACGTGCGAAAATA ATACGAGAGGAGGTTGCCTGCACCCAACCAAGTTCTCAGAATGTGCAAGTGCATGCCAATCTCGTTGCGATGAACGAGAACCTTTAATTTGCACTCTTCAATGCATCGCGAATCCATGTGTATGCAAACAAGGATTTATCCGAAGAAGTGCCACAGACGACACCTGTATTCCGGTTGATGAAT GTCCGCCTAAAGTTACGTGTGAGTTTCCGAAGGTTTTCCGTTCTTGTGCCACCGCTTGTCCAAAAACTTGTGGAAATCCATATCCGTATAGATGcacaaaaaattgcaatttggATCAATGTGTTTGTCCAGAAGGATATATATTGAACAGTCTAACAGAGAAGAGATGTATTCGTAACTATGAATGTGAAG ATTTCTCCTTCTGCAGAATGGATTGCCTTCCATTGACTATTGGCGCCTCTACTTGTGATTTGCCAGCAAAGTGGGTTTGCGAATTGACTAACTGGAAATGTGATGCTTACGAATGGAAAATGGAAATGGAAAAGTGGTG GTTTGGAAGCGGATGTTCAGTTGATGACAAAGGTTTATGGGACatgtttgataaaataatatcgGATTGTCCATTACAACCAACTTGTAAAAATCTGGATGCCACGGAATGCAAGTCTGACGGATTCGGATGCAGGTCTTGCACATGCAGTGATGGGAAATATGAAG atataAGTCAGCTACCAGTAATTGCTAGTAGAAATCACGCCAGATATCTCGAGCTTATGAATGTTTACAGGAGCGCTCGAGATAGATGTCAGAGTATGACTGGTTGCTGA
- the LOC120342529 gene encoding uncharacterized protein LOC120342529 isoform X2, whose protein sequence is MKSLFSIFLLIGFVSTCFGLSCLPCEKAGCKSAVCTTKIVKDACGCCDVCSKSIGERCGGPWNISGLCDNGLTCHKVVRLGERESNARGTCEYGPPQVTCEFPKVYRSCATTCPKTCENPYPLRCTENCNLDPCVCPEGYIMNNHFEQRCIRSYECEDFSFCRMDCTPSTIGTSSCDLPAKWVCDLTNWKCDAYKWKMEMDKWWFGSGCSVDDQGLWDVFDSIITNCPLQPSCKNQESTECKSDGFGCMSCTCRNGQYKDMSQLSVIASRNHIVYLMLMDVYKSARDRCQGSTDC, encoded by the exons ATGAAGAGTTTATTCAGTATTTTCTTGCTTATCGGCTTCGTTTCAACCTGTTTTGGTCTCAGTTGCTTACCGTGCGAAAAAGCCGGATGCAAATCGGCTGTTTGTACAACTAAAATTGTTAAAGACGCATGTGG ATGTTGCGACGTCTGCTCAAAAAGCATTGGTGAACGATGTGGAGGGCCATGGAATATATCTGGTTTATGTGACAACGGTTTGACATGCCATAAGGTAGTGAGACTCGGAGAACGGGAATCCAACGCCAGAGGAACATGTGAATATG GTCCGCCTCAGGTTACGTGTGAGTTTCCAAAGGTTTACCGTTCTTGTGCCACTACTTGTCcaaaaacttgtgaaaatccATATCCTTTGAGATGCACAGAAAATTGCAATTTAGATCCCTGTGTTTGTCCAGAAGGATATATAATGAATAATCATTTTGAGCAGAGATGCATTCGTAGCTATGAATGTGaag atttttccTTCTGCAGAATGGATTGCACACCATCGACTATTGGCACCTCTTCCTGTGATTTGCCAGCAAAGTGGGTTTGTGATTTGACTAACTGGAAATGTGATGCCTACAAATGGAAAATGGAAATGGATAAGTGGTG GTTTGGAAGCGGATGTTCAGTTGATGACCAAGGTTTATGGGATGTGTTTGATAGTATAATAACCAATTGTCCATTACAACCATCTTGTAAAAATCAGGAATCCACGGAATGCAAGTCTGACGGATTCGGATGTATGTCTTGCACATGCAGGAATGGCCAATATAAAG atatgAGTCAACTATCAGTAATTGCTAGTAGAAACCACATCGTATATCTCATGCTCATGGATGTTTACAAAAGCGCTCGAGATAGATGTCAAGGTTCGACTGATTGCTGA